One window from the genome of [Mycobacterium] stephanolepidis encodes:
- a CDS encoding ribokinase: MTELATVCVLGSVNMDLTLRVEELPAPGATVLATSALPAPGGKGANQAVAAARAGASVQFIGAVGSDGAAPMLRSHLEDNNIGLDGLVEVDGPSGMAAITVEDSGENSIVVAPGANSAFTLDEKLHKDIICSHDVLLCQLEIPVQVALTAARWAAEAGKQFVLNASPAPVRSPDLAELAFRASVVVVNETEAKSWLYPSRHLVTTLGDEGSRYRSPQGEITVPSYPVRPLDTTGAGDVFAGVLAAWWPQGAETALRRANVAGALATLRSGAGNCAPSAARIELSLKGA; the protein is encoded by the coding sequence GTGACTGAGTTAGCCACGGTATGTGTCCTCGGCAGCGTCAACATGGATTTGACGTTGCGGGTGGAGGAGCTGCCCGCCCCGGGTGCGACGGTGCTGGCGACGTCAGCCCTGCCCGCTCCGGGCGGCAAGGGCGCCAATCAAGCCGTCGCCGCGGCGCGCGCGGGCGCCTCGGTGCAGTTCATCGGCGCCGTGGGCTCCGACGGTGCCGCACCGATGCTGCGATCTCACCTGGAAGACAACAACATTGGCCTCGACGGGCTCGTCGAGGTCGACGGGCCCAGCGGGATGGCCGCCATCACCGTGGAGGACTCCGGCGAGAACAGCATCGTGGTGGCCCCCGGCGCCAACAGCGCGTTCACCTTGGACGAGAAGCTGCACAAGGACATCATCTGCTCGCACGATGTGTTGCTGTGCCAGTTGGAGATCCCGGTTCAGGTCGCGCTGACAGCCGCCCGGTGGGCCGCCGAGGCCGGAAAGCAATTCGTACTCAACGCCTCGCCGGCCCCTGTGCGCTCACCAGACCTGGCGGAGCTGGCGTTTCGCGCGAGCGTGGTCGTCGTCAACGAGACCGAGGCCAAATCCTGGCTGTATCCGTCGCGGCACCTGGTGACCACGCTGGGCGACGAAGGATCGCGTTACCGCAGCCCTCAGGGTGAGATCACGGTTCCGTCGTATCCGGTGCGGCCCCTCGACACCACCGGCGCCGGCGATGTGTTCGCCGGGGTGCTGGCGGCCTGGTGGCCGCAGGGAGCCGAGACGGCGCTGCGGCGGGCGAATGTGGCCGGTGCGCTTGCCACCCTGCGGTCGGGCGCCGGGAACTGCGCGCCATCGGCCGCCAGGATCGAGCTGTCGCTCAAAGGAGCCTGA
- a CDS encoding AAA family ATPase: MFSSIDDVTARLAETGYLADTATATAVFLADRLGKPLLVEGPAGVGKTELARAVAQTTGSGLVRLQCYEGVDEARALYEWNHAKQILRIQAGSGDWDETKTDVFAEEFLLSRPLLTAIRREDPTVLLIDETDKADIEIEGLLLEVLSDFAVTVPELGTITASRKPFVLLTSNATRELSEALKRRCLFLHIDFPDAELERRILLKRVPELPAALAEELVRIIGVLRNMQLKKVPSVAETIDWGRTILALGLDTLDDAVIASTLGVILKHHSDQQRAAGELRLN; this comes from the coding sequence ATGTTCAGCAGCATCGACGACGTGACCGCCCGGCTGGCAGAGACCGGATATCTCGCGGACACCGCCACGGCGACAGCGGTATTCCTTGCCGATCGGCTCGGCAAGCCACTCCTGGTGGAGGGACCCGCAGGCGTCGGCAAAACCGAATTGGCCAGGGCGGTGGCACAAACCACCGGTTCGGGTCTGGTACGTCTGCAGTGCTACGAGGGTGTCGACGAGGCGCGTGCCCTGTACGAGTGGAACCACGCCAAGCAGATTCTGCGCATCCAGGCCGGATCCGGTGACTGGGATGAGACCAAGACCGACGTGTTCGCCGAGGAATTCCTGCTGTCGCGGCCGCTGTTGACGGCGATCCGCCGCGAGGACCCGACGGTTCTGCTCATCGATGAGACCGACAAGGCCGATATCGAGATTGAGGGCCTGCTGTTGGAGGTGCTCAGCGACTTCGCCGTCACGGTTCCCGAACTGGGCACCATCACGGCCAGCAGGAAGCCCTTCGTGCTGCTGACCTCCAATGCCACCCGTGAACTGTCCGAGGCACTCAAGCGCCGCTGCCTGTTCCTGCATATCGATTTTCCCGATGCCGAGCTGGAGCGGCGCATCCTGCTCAAGAGGGTGCCCGAGCTGCCGGCCGCGCTGGCCGAGGAGCTGGTGCGCATCATCGGTGTACTGCGCAACATGCAGCTCAAGAAGGTTCCCTCGGTGGCCGAGACCATCGACTGGGGGCGCACCATCTTGGCGCTCGGCCTGGACACCCTCGACGACGCCGTCATCGCGTCGACGCTCGGCGTGATTCTCAAACATCACTCCGACCAGCAGCGGGCCGCGGGAGAGCTGAGGCTGAACTGA
- a CDS encoding glutamate-5-semialdehyde dehydrogenase: MSVSTNELAAPTADVSGVATDLRADVHDAARRARVAARDLARLTADTKNSALLAAADAIVAATASIIVANADDLQRARDAGIGAAMLDRLALDDRRIIGIADGLRQVAGLPDPVGEVLRGSTRPNGLRLRQVRVPLGVVGMVYEGRPNVTVDAFGLTLKSGNAVLLRGSSSAATSNTELVRVLRESLITSGLPADTVQLLDSRDRVTVTHLIQARGLVDVVIPRGGAGLIDAVVRDAQVPTIETGVGNCHVYVHADADLELAERILLNSKTRRPSVCNAAETLLVDRAIAEVAVPRLIGALQAAGVTVHADLAVPGVVPVTEEDFDTEYLSLDIAAAVVDDLDAAIRHIEQHSSGHTDAIVTANLGAAQEFTDRVDSAAVMVNASTAFTDGEQFGFGAEIGISTQKLHARGPMGLPELTTTKWIVLGDGQIRPA; this comes from the coding sequence ATGAGCGTTTCAACCAACGAGTTGGCCGCACCCACGGCGGACGTCTCCGGCGTCGCCACGGATCTGCGCGCGGACGTTCATGATGCCGCCCGGCGGGCACGGGTCGCGGCCCGCGACTTGGCCAGGCTGACCGCCGACACGAAGAATTCCGCACTGCTGGCGGCGGCCGACGCGATCGTCGCCGCCACCGCGTCGATCATCGTGGCCAATGCCGATGACCTGCAGCGCGCACGCGATGCCGGTATCGGTGCGGCCATGCTTGATCGGCTCGCGCTGGACGATCGCCGGATCATCGGTATTGCCGACGGACTGCGTCAGGTCGCAGGCCTGCCGGACCCTGTCGGCGAGGTGCTGCGGGGCTCCACCCGGCCCAATGGACTGCGGCTGCGTCAGGTCAGAGTGCCGCTCGGAGTCGTCGGCATGGTCTACGAAGGGCGCCCGAACGTCACGGTCGACGCATTCGGTTTGACGCTCAAGTCGGGCAACGCGGTGCTGCTGCGCGGCAGCTCCTCGGCCGCAACCTCCAACACCGAACTCGTGCGGGTGCTGCGCGAATCGCTGATCACCAGTGGGCTGCCCGCCGACACCGTGCAGCTGCTCGACAGCCGAGACCGGGTGACGGTGACCCACCTCATCCAGGCCCGCGGCCTTGTCGACGTCGTGATTCCGCGCGGCGGAGCGGGCCTTATCGATGCCGTGGTCCGTGACGCGCAGGTGCCTACCATCGAAACCGGGGTCGGTAACTGCCACGTGTACGTGCATGCCGATGCCGATCTCGAGCTGGCCGAGCGGATCCTGTTGAACTCCAAGACTCGTCGGCCCAGCGTGTGCAACGCCGCGGAAACTCTCCTGGTCGATCGGGCCATCGCCGAGGTCGCGGTGCCGCGACTGATCGGCGCACTGCAGGCCGCCGGGGTCACGGTTCACGCCGATCTTGCGGTGCCGGGTGTCGTTCCGGTGACCGAGGAGGACTTCGATACCGAGTACCTGTCCCTGGATATCGCGGCCGCCGTGGTCGATGACCTTGACGCTGCGATTCGTCACATCGAGCAGCATTCCAGCGGCCACACCGACGCCATCGTCACCGCAAATCTCGGTGCGGCCCAGGAGTTCACCGACCGCGTCGACAGCGCGGCCGTGATGGTCAACGCCTCTACCGCGTTCACCGATGGCGAGCAGTTCGGGTTCGGTGCAGAGATCGGCATCTCCACCCAGAAGTTGCATGCCCGTGGCCCCATGGGGCTGCCCGAACTGACCACCACTAAGTGGATCGTCCTCGGAGACGGTCAGATCCGCCCCGCCTAA